AAACGTACTCTAAGTGTAAAAAGTGGAAGAGGTACATCACTGTACACGAGTCCATGATAACTTGCATCCGGCTCATTAAAGTGAGCGTAACGTGCATTCCCCTTGATCTTTTCTACTAGATTCTCACGCTCAATAATAATACCACCGAGTGCCAACCCTTGTCCCGTCGTATATTTACTGGTACTGTGTACTGACAAGTCTACACCCTGTGCTATTGGCTTACATAACACGGGAGTTGCAACCGTATTGTCCACACAAGTCAAAATACCATGCTTGTCGGCAATAGCCACGATAGCATCAAAATCAGCCACATCAATACTCGGATTTGTAATACTCTCAAAAAGTATGATCTTTGTTCTCTCATCTACCAATGCTTCGATCTCTGAAGGATTTCTCACATCAAAGTAACGTGTCTCAATACCAAAACGTTTGATCGTATGTCCGGTAAGTGTCGTTGTTCCACCATATACTTGTTTTGCAACGATGATATTATCACCCGCTTCAGCCACGTTTGCGATAGCGTAAAAAATAGCCGACATTCCAGATGCAGTCCCGATCGCAGCCGCTCCACCTTCCAGTGCCGCAAAACGTTTTTCAAAGACATCCGTAGTAGGATTCATAAGACGTGTATAGATATTTCCAAGCTCTTTTAGTGCGAAGAGATTCGCTGCATGTTCCGTATCTCTAAACTCATACGCTGTACTTTGGTAAATAGGTACTGCCATAGTCCCTTGTGCATCTTTTTCATATCCTGCATGGACGGCCAGTGTTTGTTCGTGCATTACAATTCCTTATTTCATTATATAGGTAAATTATAGCTTGTGCTTGCTTGAAGAGAGGATTAATTGGAAGAAAAGATATCGTATTTATGGACGAAAGGAATCCCCGTATCACATACGGGGAGTATGATGAGAATCTTTAAGAAGAATAGTTTGGAGATTCTTTGGTGATCGTTACATCATGCACATGACTCTCTTTAAGCCCGGCAGAGGTAATTTCAACAAATTCCGCTTTTTCCCAGAATACTTTGATCGATTCCGAACCGCAGTATCCCATCGATGAACGGAGTCCACCTACCATTTGGTGTACAACATCGGCAATGCGTCCTCTGTAAGGCACACGTCCTTCGATCCCTTCGGGTACAAGTTTATCTGCAGCTGTACCTTCCTGGAAGTAACGGTCTGTACTTCCTTTGGTCATCGCACCGATACTTCCCATACCTCTATACTCTTTAAACTGTCTTCCGTTAAAGAGTATCATATCACCCGGTGCTTCATAGGTTCCCGCAAGGGCAGAACCCAACATTACCGAGCTGGCACCTACAGCCAAAGCCTTTGCAACATCTCCAGAATATTTGATACCCCCATCAGCGACCACAGGTACACCCGCTTTGTTTGCAACCTGTGCCACTTCATCAATCGCAGAGATCTGAGGTACACCCACACCTGCAACGACACGAGTCGTACAGATTGACCCCGGTCCGATACCCACTTTAACAGCATCAGCACCTGCATCGATAAGATCTTGTGCAGCTGCCCCAGTTGCAATATTCCCTGCAATCACATCGACATCAAGTGTTTTTTTAATGAGTTTAAGTGTATCGATGATACCTTGTGAATGCCCGTGTGCCGAATCAAGTACGATCACATCTACCCCAGCTTCTACCAGTGCAGTCGCACGATCAAGCTGACCTACACCGATCGCTGCACCTACCCTTAAACGTCCATGCTGATCTTTATTTGCATTAGGGAACTTCTCTTTTTTCTCGATATCTTTAATGGTCACAAGACCCTGAAGTACGCCATTGTCATCGATGATAGGCAGTTTTTCTATCTTATGCTGTTGAAGTACCTTTGCTGCTTCCTCCAGAGTGATACCTACTTTTGCCGTTACCAAAGGTGCCTTTGTCATGACATCGGAAATTTTCAAACTCATATCAGTGATAAAACGCATATCACGGTTTGTGATGATCCCTATAAGTTTCAACTCATCATCCACTACAGGTACACCGGAGATCTTATATTCGCCCATCAATGCATCCGCATCTGCCACTGTCTTATCGGGACCTATGAATATTGGGTCAATGATAATACCGCTCTCAGACTTCTTTACTTTCATGATTTGCTTTGCCTGTGTTGCTATGTCCATATTTTTATGAATGATCCCGATACCACCCAGGTGTGCCATAGCGATCGCTGCTTTGTACTCAGTTACGGTATCCATCGCTGCAGAAACGATAGGTGTATTCAATGTGACACGTTTGGTCAAGTTACTTTTTAAACAAACTTCTTTAGGAAGCACAACTGAATGTTGTGGTACTAGTAATACATCTTCAAATGTCAATGCTCTTTTTTTAATTCTCATTTTTTTATTTCCTTCGTTTATTTAATATAGTTTACAGCTTTTTCCATGCTTGCGGCACCGTCAAAAAGTGTTTTTTCGTTAAAAGCTTTAGCAATGAGTTGCAACCCTATAGGCATTCCCTCATCATTTTTAGCAACAGGCAGTGAAATGGCAGGAAGTCCTGCAAGATTGATCGCGATGGTATACATATCGCTCTTGTACATTTCGAGCGGGTCTTCAGACGCACCTATCTTCGGTGCGACCGATGGTGCAACGGGTGAAAGGATAAGATCTGCCTCCTCAAAAATAGCATTGAACTCATCTCTGATAAGGTGTCTTACTTTTTGTGCTTTGACATAGTACGCATCATAATATCCTGATGAAAGTACAAAGTTTCCAAGCAGGATACGTCTTTTCACCTCTTCCCCAAACCCTTCGGACCGTGTATGGTAGAAAAGTTCTTCCGTAGTTTTTGATTCCGCCCTTGTTCCATAACGTACCCCGTCAAAACGGGCAAGGTTGGTTGCCGCTTCTGCCGTAGCCAAAATATAATAGGTTGCGATATCATACTTTGTGTTTTGCATATTTCTATGTACGATGGTATGGCCGGCTTCTTCCAGTGCCTTGACTGTCTGGGCATAGGCTTTTTGTGTATCTTCATCTGCTTCAGAGATGTAGTTGTCGATCACGGCGATCGTCAGTTTTACATCCGGATCGATGTGATTGGCAATATCTTCTATCTCAAAATCTGCTGAAGTCGAATCTTTTTCATCATGTCCTTTGATCGCATCATACAAGATCGCCGCATCTTCCACATTCTGCGTGATAGGGCCTATCTGGTCCAAAGAAGAGGCATAGGCTGCCAGACCAAAACGGCTTACTCTTCCATAGGTAGGTTTCATCCCCACGACCCCACAGTAGGCTGCAGGCTGTCTGATAGACCCGCCTGTATCTGAACCCAGTGCAGCAATAGCGATCCCCCCGGCAACAGCTGCTGCTGATCCACCCGAAGATCCCCCAGGTACACGGTCTGTACCATGCGGGTTCTTCGTAGGTCCATAAAAAGAGCTTTCAGTCGTTGAACCCATGGCGAACTCATCCATATTGGCTCTACCGAATGCCATCATCCCTTTAGATTTAAGGTTCGTGATAGCCGTAGCTTCGTAAGGTGCAATATACCCCTGAAGAATTTTAGAACCAGAGGTCACAGACCACTCTTTGACCTGAATGTTATC
The sequence above is drawn from the Sulfurovum sp. TSL1 genome and encodes:
- the gatA gene encoding Asp-tRNA(Asn)/Glu-tRNA(Gln) amidotransferase subunit GatA, which produces MITLKEALTKSNEELEEIRAQLEVKAKESGLNAYVGFESSGEGVPILIKDNIQVKEWSVTSGSKILQGYIAPYEATAITNLKSKGMMAFGRANMDEFAMGSTTESSFYGPTKNPHGTDRVPGGSSGGSAAAVAGGIAIAALGSDTGGSIRQPAAYCGVVGMKPTYGRVSRFGLAAYASSLDQIGPITQNVEDAAILYDAIKGHDEKDSTSADFEIEDIANHIDPDVKLTIAVIDNYISEADEDTQKAYAQTVKALEEAGHTIVHRNMQNTKYDIATYYILATAEAATNLARFDGVRYGTRAESKTTEELFYHTRSEGFGEEVKRRILLGNFVLSSGYYDAYYVKAQKVRHLIRDEFNAIFEEADLILSPVAPSVAPKIGASEDPLEMYKSDMYTIAINLAGLPAISLPVAKNDEGMPIGLQLIAKAFNEKTLFDGAASMEKAVNYIK
- the guaB gene encoding IMP dehydrogenase; its protein translation is MRIKKRALTFEDVLLVPQHSVVLPKEVCLKSNLTKRVTLNTPIVSAAMDTVTEYKAAIAMAHLGGIGIIHKNMDIATQAKQIMKVKKSESGIIIDPIFIGPDKTVADADALMGEYKISGVPVVDDELKLIGIITNRDMRFITDMSLKISDVMTKAPLVTAKVGITLEEAAKVLQQHKIEKLPIIDDNGVLQGLVTIKDIEKKEKFPNANKDQHGRLRVGAAIGVGQLDRATALVEAGVDVIVLDSAHGHSQGIIDTLKLIKKTLDVDVIAGNIATGAAAQDLIDAGADAVKVGIGPGSICTTRVVAGVGVPQISAIDEVAQVANKAGVPVVADGGIKYSGDVAKALAVGASSVMLGSALAGTYEAPGDMILFNGRQFKEYRGMGSIGAMTKGSTDRYFQEGTAADKLVPEGIEGRVPYRGRIADVVHQMVGGLRSSMGYCGSESIKVFWEKAEFVEITSAGLKESHVHDVTITKESPNYSS
- a CDS encoding O-acetylhomoserine aminocarboxypropyltransferase/cysteine synthase family protein: MHEQTLAVHAGYEKDAQGTMAVPIYQSTAYEFRDTEHAANLFALKELGNIYTRLMNPTTDVFEKRFAALEGGAAAIGTASGMSAIFYAIANVAEAGDNIIVAKQVYGGTTTLTGHTIKRFGIETRYFDVRNPSEIEALVDERTKIILFESITNPSIDVADFDAIVAIADKHGILTCVDNTVATPVLCKPIAQGVDLSVHSTSKYTTGQGLALGGIIIERENLVEKIKGNARYAHFNEPDASYHGLVYSDVPLPLFTLRVRLALLRDLGGAPSPFNSWLHIQGLETLPLRMKQHSSSALAIAEFLEAHPKVKKVNYPGLKSSAQNPLVQKYFKEGMASGLLSFEVESKELAQSIADATEIFAVVVNIGDSKSIITHPASTTHQQLSAKELEEAGVPGGLVRLSVGIEDTQDLIDDLAKALG